The Solenopsis invicta isolate M01_SB chromosome 1, UNIL_Sinv_3.0, whole genome shotgun sequence DNA segment CGCCCTGAGGAAGCGTCTAATATCGATTCGCTCGAGGCAATTGATAAGCATGACAAAAAAAGAACGTTCCCTATCAATGGCTGttttgtcgtcgtcgtcttgATCTTTCTTACGAACTGTCAAGTTCTTGTAAAATTACCTTTTAAAAAGTCTGTCTTTTTATTTCGGGAGTGCGCTTGTATTGTCACAGCGTGAGTGTGTGATAACGAGACGATCTTCCCGGatgtaacaatatataataaaatttgaaaaatttgaaaaaactttGAGTGGtgggtattttgttaaacaaaacaaaaaaaattttttttttctacaacgtAAAGGTACTCTTTAAACcgtacaacttttgttaaaacaattttttctgtcttttttactttcgacgatattcGCCCCGAAAGTGAAATACCGTTTGTTTTTTTAAGGACGTTTTACCCCCTAAACATGAGATTCCaccgatataaaaaaatactggtCTCTTAACTTTCtgtgtttaacaacatatttcaaggagaattaAATCGACGCCGGACAGTTCTTTTGTGAGatttatttaaagttacaaTTACGTAAGattcccacatagcacgtaatattgcagtgatatcacagcaatatcacttttacattgcaatattacaaatgaaatattgcagaaatatcacgaaatattactgtgatatcacagtaatatcaaaatgtccgcgaaaacgcatcactgtaatattaatgtgatatttcatagtaatattactgtcatatttcaaaatatttctgtgatgtttatgtgatatttaaataatattgcaagaaattaaatagataaattattttactttattttatttttattgttattcttaatattattttcatattgttatatgtaatatatattagacatagaaaaaaataattatatttattaaaacaatacaataatgtaaacgtaataaatgtttaacttacaaaaaaatctcttgtatcctttttcatttttattaaaaaagattcaatttgaattataattttaatttatgttcaagattaaataacaatacaaaatattatttacatgtaaaaatataaaattttatgtggaacagcgttccacacgtacaccttgaaaaaaaagttgataaacttgtttcaataaactgattactgatcagtaactgatgatgttttatcagttaactgacaaaatataatccgtTACTGATCAGAAATCAGttcattaaaacaagtttatcaacttttttttcaagggacatcacattgggaaaaaaattagaacgagtattcgtttccaaattacaacaagcaacgattttcttaaaaatctcactgaagtgtgagctagtgagtcgtggtgagtcggctcggtcggccgcagtggcgtctagatataacacctgtggctgcacttgactcacgagaaggtctccagcggcgcggccacctagcggtggtgccagcactcacttgtttgcgtggagtcttatacacacggcgggaccgcatagcggctgtgcacgcgctcacttgtttcgtcgtatgtgtgacggtcggtgaccgagccgcaacattatatacatacatataattaatgaacattataaaatacctaattaatgatagaatatatataatcatattttttaatagagttgaaaaaaactgaaatctaaagaaaaatttgttggaaatttaatattttaaaaacttgaaaaaccttttactgtgatgtttaatagtctaatcaatattaataaataaactattgcacaaaataatgtaccgagcagtaaatattaaacgacgtaaaaatgtatatttttttcaaaaacttctaaatatactttaaaatatttattgccaagtgaatattaaatgtgtattaacaaaactttttgtaaacatttttttttaaataccttatgataaaaatttttaaaaattaaaatcgatttttgtgctcctgtaaaaattataaatggtaataagacaaatacaaaggtttttctgtaattttttaataaaatcattattgatcgagttgtaaagcaataattaaattgatagattacatagaagagcgtacattatagtttatacatatatacagtttaagggataaactaagtaaatatctaaactaataataaagttaattaactttttttcttaactttcacttttattccacgaaagggcaaagacataattattttatttgtaagttgatttcttctataggataccgaaattaccaagaatattaaggatactaaaaatatcgaaattaatcaaagagatagtgacgttgcattaataagacataataaaaacgtcatttgacattaccttgttctttggaattaaatattgcaacaatatattgcaatgatatcattggaatattttaatgttattatcactgtgtaatatcacagtaatatttctgtgatatttctgtgatatcagtggaatatttcaatgtcattatcactgtgtaatatcacagtaatatttctgtgatatttcacagtaatatgtaatatttctgtgatattgcaatgattctgtgatatcacagaaatattacgtgctatgtgggttatTAGGCTATTTTTAATCGCGTTaacttaaacttaaaaaattataattatttaacctATTTATGAAAGCATTTATTGTTACGTAAATAACAGAATGTTATTTACACTAttcttaagcctgccgcagacgatacgttttttcttactggatttctaactggattttcttacttgctaccgtacgggcaatggtactggcagtgctactggctgTGGCTTCACATggtgtgagttttcgtacggcctgagcaactgaaatttgtttcatagaagcggcacgcttaaatatggatgagatagatgagatggatgaaattattgcaacagttgtacattgtcgtaaaattgctattgcattatttttaattattaaaaaattgcgacaacaaaataaatatcgccgacgtttatggagtcgacagtcaatacattctttaatgtcttacttttactgtgcttattatggtaatttggtgtgtttatataaacatataaacatggttcttattagtaggcctctattaaacataaaatactttttttggactattttgaagtcttttcatttttgcacgacgtcatgtttgcgaagtgaattcacgtttgaactttgacaacacttcgacagtataacctggtataacccagtataacctatacagactgcgtcctgattggctttcacaataaaccagtacagaatcacgtaagaaaaataggacatgatctattacgaaaatccagtacgcgagccagtagcgtagcccgtaagctacccatttccagtacgggagcacgtaagattgccagtataggagcacgtaagcaatcccgtaagaaaaaacgtatcgtctgcggcaggcttaataCTCAATTCCATCTTAATATTCAACTGAAACATTGATTAAACATTCTCAGGTAAAAAATGGATTTACGAGGTACTCGTATATAGGAAGCATTTTTTGACAATCCATCAGATGAGgaatatgaatattttctatCTGAAAGggaacattataataaaaatccacataattttaaaaatattgttttcgcATACTTTAACGGGCAAGACTTTGAAGAAAGAAGTAGAAAAAGACAGTTTTGCtgtattacttaaatttaattattttgtattgtttgtattgtataaaagtaaaatagcattaatattgtttgaacaaattttaaatcaCATTTTCGGATAGAAAAGCATACATACGAAAGGTTGGTACAAAATCTCTATGTCTCTATCGTGAGCAAGTTGGTGAAAAAATGTCTCCTGAAAAGTAAACAGCTATTAAATACTTTGTAGTCTTTCCCCTAACAGCATACGACAtcgaataaatattgtaatattttgcaaatatacgcatgatatcacgatattgtacaaacgttcgtacgatatctagaatattctaaaatattaatacgttaTCTTGTGCTTTAAGGTAATCAGGAAATTTACagtttaatatgttttataGTATCTTTGCACacgaaaatcttttattaaaatatttttaattataatataattataatataattttatgttttgttttatttttgttttgtgtttTGATATTTCTTGATTCTTATTGTAACGGCTTGTGCCGTCGCATATGTGTATGCGTATTAATTTGCTGATTGAGACCCGTGCTGTGACGGGAAGCGAAAATGATTGAGACCTTGATGGTTGTTATAGCTGAGTTTTAATCACCTTTACAATGTCGAATAATGTACATACAAAGAAAAACGGACAGAAAAATAACTGTTAGAATGCACGCACGCATCGACAAGACGGACGAGACAAGAGAGTTACGTTACTTGGCGAAGAAGGATCCTAATGTTAGCAAGCGAGAGTGGGGGGGCGCTGGTGCGCAGGACCATTCAAGCCAGAAAGATTTGAGAACGCAAAAACGGCGCGAAGGAAAACTGAAGAGACACGCGTAGCGTGAACAAACCGCCGCCCTTGAAAGTATCAACTTTCAACGTGATAAAGTATGAGAACTACAAGTTCAAATGAAATAAAGGATAAGACAAAGGTATAACATAACTTATTTCTAGTGATCTTCGGAGGGAAGTAAACACAGACGCGTTATGGAACGTTTGTAAGTTCCTTTAACGGTACGTAGAGTTACAGTACGAATAATACCGTCATCATCGGGATGTACAGCTTGTATTCTAGCGAGGGGCCATGTTAAGGGCAAAGTAGAGTCTTCTTGAAGAAGGACTATTTGTCCCACGTGTACTGGATTTTCTTTGATCATCCATTTAGTTCGTTGTTGGCAATGATGTAGATATTCTCGTAACCATCTTTTCCAAAAGTGTTGTCTTAACTGCTCGACATGTTGCCAGCGAGAAAGGCGATTTACAGGTAGCCTTTCTAAGGATGGTTCCGGGTAAGAAGTCAGTGGGCTTCCTATCAAAAAATGTCCTGGAATTAGCGGTGTGAGATCATGAGAATCTGATGATAGTGGAGTCAGCGGACGAGAATTTAAAATGGCTTCAACTTGAACAAGCAATGTTTCTAACTCTTCGTATTTCAAGTTGGTCTCCTTGGTTACAAAGTAGATGACGCTTGGCAGACTTAACTGCAGCTTCCCATAGTCCACCTTGGTGAGGCGCTCTAGGGGGTGTAAAGTGCCAGTTGATTCCTTTAGCAGATACATAGCCGATAATCTGCTGTTGGTTTTGTTGATCGTTGAACACTGTTGCTAGCTCAGTTAGTTCGCGTCAAGCACCTTTGAAGTTTAGGCCGTTGTCAGAATAAATATCTGATGGATGTCCTCTCCGGGAAATAAAGcgctttaaaacatttaagaaaGCTGCGGTAGATAGATCTGTTGCTAGCTCAATGTGAACAGCAGTAGTGGCGAAGCATACAAAAATTGCCATGTAGCATTTGACTAATTTTGCGTTTTTTGCGATTTCGGTTCCTTAATGTAAAAAGGACCAGCATAATCAATGCCACATATGAAAAAAGGCCGTTCAGGCACTGTAATTCTATGTTTAGGAAGGTTTCCCATTAATGTAGAAGCCATTTTTGGAGATCTGCGAATGCAGACAATGCAATTGCGTATGATTTGTCGGGTAACATCTCTAGCAGAAACGAGCCAATAATTTTGACGTACAGCAGACAATGTTGCTTGAGGGCCTGCGTGGAAGTGTCTCTGATGTTCGTGAATAACAATGAGACGCGAAAAGGGATGGCGACCAGGAAGCAGTATAGGATGCTTAGCGTCATAAGGAAGATGAGAAAATTTGAGTCGACCACCAACTCTTAAAATCCCTATTTCGTCGATGAATGGATTTAGTCGTAAAATAGAGCTATTCTTATTAAGATTTTGCTGTTTTGCAAGTAATTCTAGTTTTTTAGAGAAATACTCTTGTTGAATAAGCCTTGTCAAAACTTGAATAGAATGGGCTATTTCATTAGGTGAGATGCTGTAGACATGAGAAGCTTCAGTATGTTTGATCCTTTGTTTCAACTTGTTGTAAAATCGAAAAATGTATGATACAACACGAAGAAGCTTCATAAGACttgaaaattgttcaaaaatgttGAAAACCTTTTCGGTGGTGGCTGTGGCGATGGCAATGGATTTGGCTTCAGGTATGTCCTGGTGGTTTGTTGAATATGGAAATTGAGGCCAATCTTCTTTGTTGAGATTTAACCAGGAGGGTCCTGACCACCAGAGTTGTGACTGAGGTAATGATGCAGGAGAAATGCCTCTGGACAATAGATCAGCTGGGTTGTCTTTACTACTGACGTGGTGCCAGTCTTGAATAGTAGTTAATTGTTGGATTTCACCAACGCGGTTGGCAACAAATGGAGTCCAAGTGCGACTAAAAGACTGTAGCCAAGCTAGTACAATGGTGGAATCAGTCCACAGGTAAACAGATTCAATTTTGCATGTTAGGCTTTTTAAAACCTTATTAGTGAGCTGTGCCAGCAAAAGAGCTGCACATAATTCGAGTCGAGGAATAGATAATCCTTTCAAGGGAGCAACTCTATTTTTTGAGCAAAGAAGATTAATCGAGTGTTGACCATCAATGCCAGTAGCACGCAAATATAGTAGATGCACGCTCCATAGGCAAGCTCGCTGGCATCAGAAAAACCATGAAGCTCTAAATTGATGTACTGATCTAATGAGATGACTCGACGTGGTATTGATATGTCTGTTACTGTTGATAGCTCAAATTCGTAGCGCTTCCATTTCGTGTCAATATCGAGAGGTAGTGATTCG contains these protein-coding regions:
- the LOC105205337 gene encoding uncharacterized protein LOC105205337 encodes the protein MVGPTIQDDLFSILTRFRSFKYALTADVIKMYRQVLIDPAQTPLQRIFWRDSQDKPIRTYELLTVTYGTASAAFLAIRSLRKLAEDNSVKYPIGSRTVLNDFYVDDLVSGAETLQEALAIKTETSQLLLEGLFELHKWSSNDSALLDNQTLSHQKEFVLSTDKESETRALGLIWNCSSDNFKFSNSTSLPLLQTPTKRSILSRIALIFDPLGLLGPSTVIAKLIIQELWRLRLDWDESLPLDIDTKWKRYEFELSTVTDISIPRRVISLDQYINLELHGFSDASELAYGACIYYICVLLALMLTNKVLKSLTCKIESVYLWTDSTIVLAWLQSFSRTWTPFVANRVGEIQQLTTIQDWHHVSSKDNPADLLSRGISPASLPQSQLWWSGPSWLNLNKEDWPQFPYSTNHQDIPEAKSIAIATATTEKVFNIFEQFSSLMKLLRVVSYIFRFYNKLKQRIKHTEASHVYSISPNEIAHSIQVLTRLIQQEYFSKKLELLAKQQNLNKNSSILRLNPFIDEIGILRVGGRLKFSHLPYDAKHPILLPGRHPFSRLIVIHEHQRHFHAGPQATLSAVRQNYWLVSARDVTRQIIRNCIVCIRRSPKMASTLMGNLPKHRITVPERPFFICGIDYAGPFYIKEPKSQKTQN